A single window of Eucalyptus grandis isolate ANBG69807.140 chromosome 1, ASM1654582v1, whole genome shotgun sequence DNA harbors:
- the LOC104449335 gene encoding carboxylesterase 1 — translation MSTENASSNLTVNTSDSLRAALNPDGTLDRARFNIPVTSATLNPTSPASPVLSKDVPINPSHSTWARIFLPTRALSCSEEKLPVIVYYHGGGFVLHSAASTPFHEFCVSLARELSAVVVSVEYRLAPEHRLPMAYDDAVEALHWVKTARDEWLAGHADLSMCYLMGTSSGGNLAFFAGLRASASHDELEPLKIRGLILHHPFFGGIQRTPSELRLVNDQMLPLAKGDFTWELSLPLGATRDHVYCNPMVDGGSKISEGVDKMRSLGWRLLVAGCDGDPLFDRQVEFAQMMQEKGVSVVRVLTEGGHHAIEVREPDKSKPLLQTLKTFMSTTVTS, via the coding sequence ATGTCGACCGAAAATGCATCCTCCAATCTCACCGTCAACACTTCGGATTCTCTCCGGGCCGCCCTCAATCCCGATGGCACCCTCGACCGCGCCCGCTTCAACATACCGGTCACCTCCGCTACACTTAATCCCACCTCTCCCGCCAGTCCAGTCCTCTCAAAGGACGTCCCAATCAACCCTTCCCACAGCACCTGGGCCAGGATCTTCCTACCCACCCGTGCTCTGTCGTGCTCGGAGGAGAAACTCCCCGTCATAGTTTATTACCACGGCGGGGGATTCGTCCTCCACAGCGCCGCTTCGACGCCGTTCCACGAGTTCTGTGTCAGTCTGGCGCGTGAGCTCTCCGCTGTGGTCGTGTCGGTGGAGTATCGCCTCGCCCCCGAGCACCGGCTCCCCATGGCGTACGACGACGCGGTGGAGGCGCTGCACTGGGTTAAAACCGCCCGGGACGAGTGGCTCGCGGGCCACGCGGATCTCTCCATGTGTTACCTGATGGGCACCAGTTCTGGCGGCAACTTGGCCTTCTTTGCAGGGCTACGCGCATCCGCGTCGCACGACGAACTCGAGCCCCTGAAGATCCGTGGGCTGATACTGCACCACCCCTTCTTCGGCGGCATCCAGCGGACGCCATCGGAGCTGAGGCTGGTGAACGACCAGATGCTGCCGCTGGCGAAAGGCGATTTCACGTGGGAGCTGTCGCTGCCGCTTGGGGCTACTCGCGACCACGTGTACTGTAATCCAATGGTGGACGGTGGCTCCAAGATCTCGGAAGGGGTGGATAAGATGAGGTCGCTGGGGTGGAGGCTACTGGTCGCCGGCTGCGACGGAGACCCGCTATTCGATCGACAGGTGGAGTTTGCGCAAATGATGCAGGAGAAGGGGGTGAGTGTGGTGAGGGTTTTGACGGAGGGTGGACATCATGCGATCGAGGTCAGGGAGCCGGACAAGAGCAAGCCTCTGCTCCAAACCTTAAAGACTTTCATGTCCACGACTGTAACTAGTTAG